The Streptomyces sp. B3I8 nucleotide sequence GGAGTGGCTGTCGCCGACCGCGGCGTGACAGTGGCTGTTTGCCTGCCTGGCGGGGGCGGGACTGCCCGTTGTCGGCTGCGGGGACTCTGTGGCCGGTCGCGCGGTTCCCCGCGCCCCTTGCGGGGCGCGGGGCGTGCGGCGGGGGTCAGTCGATCGACGGGCGTTCGCGGCGGTCGTCGTTCGGGGTGCGGGGGGCCGGCGGGGTGGCGTTGCCGTTGGAGCCGCCGCCGATCCCGCCGAAGTTGCCGAAGGCGCCGGAGAGGCCCTTGAGTGCGTCGCCGATCTCGCTGGGGACGATCCAGAGCTTGTTGGCGTCGCCCTCGGCGATCTTCGGGAGCATCTGCAGGTACTGGTAGGAGAGCAGCTTCTGGTCGGGGTCGCCGGCGTGGATGGACTCGAAGACCGTCCGGATCGCCTGGGCCTCGCCCTCGGCGCGCAGGGCGGCGGCCTTGGCCTCGCCCTCGGCACGCAGGATGGCCGACTGCTTCTCGCCCTCCGCGGTGAGGATCTGGGACTGGCGGATGCCCTCCGCGGTGAGGATCGCGGCGCGCTTGTCACGGTCGGCGCGCATCTGCTTCTCCATCGAGTCCTGGATGGAGGTCGGCGGTTCGATGGCCTTGAGCTCGACGCGGTTGACGCGGATGCCCCACTTGCCGGTGGCCTCGTCGAGGACACCGCGCAGGGCCGCGTTGATCTCCTCGCGGGAGGTGAGCGTCCGCTCCAGGTCCATGCCGCCGATGATGTTGCGCAGCGTGGTGACGGTGAGCTGTTCGATCGCCTGGATGTAGCTGGCGACCTCGTAGGTGGCGGCGCGGGCGTCGGTCACCTGGTAGTAGATGACGGTGTCGATGTTGACGACCAGGTTGTCCTGGGTGATCACCGGCTGCGGCGGGAACGGCACGACCTGCTCGCGCAGGTCGATGCGGTTGCGGATGGAGTCGATGAACGGGACCACGATGTTGAGGCCGGCGTTCAGTGTGCGTGTGTAGCGGCCGAAACGCTCGACGATGGCCGCGCTCGCCTGCGGGATGACCTGAATCGTCTTGATCAGGGCGATGAAGACCAACACCACCAGAATGATCAGGACGATGATGACCGGTTCCATCGTCGTTCCCCGTACCCTTCTCCGCCTCGGCTCTTACGGCAGATCTTATGGTTGTCGAAGATCTTGCTGGTCGAGTCTGACAGACCGTCGCCCCTGCCGGGGCCGTTCCGTCGAGTTGCGTCGTACGAGGTCACATGATGATCGCCGTGGCTCCCTCGATGTCGACGACGTCCACGGACTGGCCGACGTCGTAGGCCTGTCCCGAGTCGAGTGCGCGGGCGGACCAGATCTCGCCGGCGAGTTTGATCCGCCCGCCCTCTCCGCCGTCGACCCGTTCGAGGACGACGGCCTGTCTGCCCTTGAGTGCGTCGATGCCGGTGGCGTGCTGGGGCCGTTGCCTGGCGTGCCGGTTGGCGATGGGCCGGACCACGGCGATGAGGGCCACCGAGACGACGACGAAGACCAGCACCTGGGCGACGACGCCGCCGCCGATGCCCGCCGTGACCGCCGCGGCGACCGCGCCGACCGCGAGCATGCCGAATTCGGGCATCGCGGTGACGACGAGCGGGATTCCGAGCGCGGCCGCGCCAACGAGCCACCACACCCATGCGTCGATGTCGTTCACATCGTCAATGGTAGGACCGCGCGCGGGAGTCGGACAGG carries:
- a CDS encoding NfeD family protein, yielding MNDIDAWVWWLVGAAALGIPLVVTAMPEFGMLAVGAVAAAVTAGIGGGVVAQVLVFVVVSVALIAVVRPIANRHARQRPQHATGIDALKGRQAVVLERVDGGEGGRIKLAGEIWSARALDSGQAYDVGQSVDVVDIEGATAIIM
- a CDS encoding SPFH domain-containing protein, producing the protein MEPVIIVLIILVVLVFIALIKTIQVIPQASAAIVERFGRYTRTLNAGLNIVVPFIDSIRNRIDLREQVVPFPPQPVITQDNLVVNIDTVIYYQVTDARAATYEVASYIQAIEQLTVTTLRNIIGGMDLERTLTSREEINAALRGVLDEATGKWGIRVNRVELKAIEPPTSIQDSMEKQMRADRDKRAAILTAEGIRQSQILTAEGEKQSAILRAEGEAKAAALRAEGEAQAIRTVFESIHAGDPDQKLLSYQYLQMLPKIAEGDANKLWIVPSEIGDALKGLSGAFGNFGGIGGGSNGNATPPAPRTPNDDRRERPSID